The sequence AAGGATTTCTGGACGAGGCCGGCGAGTTCCATCTCTATCCGACCGCGCTCGCCCGACAACTCGAGCTGGCGGTTCTTTTCGTTCAAATCGGTGTTCAGTTTCTCGAGAACCATGCGGTCCTCTTCCACTTCGCGCGTCCGCTCCTGGAGCTGTCTGGCGGTATAGGCAACGAGCAGCATGATCGGAATGAACATCACGCAAAAAAATAAATCGGTTGCGAGCGATCCCGGCTGTCCCGCCCATATAAGGGCGTATACGGTAACCGCCGCAAATACAATCAGCGAGCTCATCGAAATCACCAGGCTTTCCAGAAATGAAATGTAAGGGAGCAAAATGGTCACCGCGATGAGCGCGAAGACGAGACCCGCCGTCCTGATCTCCTGAAGTTTATAGACCGCGATTGAAAATACGAGGAGGTACAACGCGAGTTCGAGGGCGAATAGCAGTGTTTCGGTCTTCGGTGTGAAATCCCTCCTTCGCTGGATATACAGCATGAAGAGAAGCGTCCCACCGTTGGCGATGACCGTGAGGACAAGTATATCGGAATAGGTGATACTGGAAAGACCCAGTGCGTGGGCGACCGCCGCAAATATCTCGACGGCAATATAGCCGATGAGGACATTGCGCGTCATACGCATGTACTTTTCCTGAATGGAGATTCCCGATGGTATTATCCATATACCCATCATCGGTCACTCCCCCGGAAACGTGCAACGCCGAAGCGTCGAGCGAGACCAACATTGTTCATGACTTCTTTTAAAACCGCTGCAGAGTGGTTTTTCCCTCCATCGGCATTCATAGCCGTCACGTAGCGCAGTCGCACGACTGAACCGACCTATACATATGATCAAAATAAAATCAATACTATTTTCGAATGTTTTGCTTTATCACTGAACATTGTTCATTCGGCGAAGTGGTCATACCCCCTGCCGATGTCCATTCTTTCGTTGTTTTTGATCAGAAATATCCCTTCCTCTTTGGGCAGTACCGCGCCCACCACACTGATATCCGAAAACTCCTCTTTCAGGCGCGAAAGCTTCCCAGGCGGGACTGTAAACACCAGCTCGAAATCCTCGCCGCCGTACATCGCGAAGTCGTACGGATCCCCGCCGACCGCCTTTGCGGCCTCGACAACCTCCGACGAGAGCGGTATTTTTTCACAGTCGATGCGTGCGCCCACGCCGCTCTCCTCGCAAATATGACGAACCTCGCTTCCCAGTCCGTCGCTCACGTCGATCATCGCGTTCGCGTACCGCGCGATGACGCATCCCTCCGAGGCAAGACGGCACTCGGGTTCGAGGAACTCGATGGTATGCCCGGGCTTTCCGGCAAGCAGGAGCTCGAGACCCGCCTGGTTGCCACCGAGGGTTCCGGTAACACAGATGAGGTCGCCGGCCTTCGCCTCCGAACGCAGGCACAGCAGGTTCTTCTCCACCTCGCCGATGATCGTGAGGTTGAGCACGATCTGGCTCCCGTGCGTGGTATCGCCGCCGATGAGGTAAACGCCGTGCTTCCCTCCCGCAGAGTGAATGCCGCGATACAGTTCATCCATGTACTCCACCTCGGTGTCTTTCGTCAGCGCGACGGATATGAACGCGAAACGCGGCACGCCGCCCATGGCGACGACGTCCGAGACGTTCACCTCCACGAGCTTCTTCCCCACCTGAAAGGGGGTGAACCATTGCGGGGAAAAATGGCTGTTCTCCACCATCATGTCGGTGGTCACGACGAGATATTTGTCGGCCGTGTACGCGAGCACGGCGCAGTCGTCGCCGATCCCCCTGATAATGGCCGGGTCGCTCTCAACCTCGGGCATCAGCCGTTTGATGAGTGCGAAC is a genomic window of Spirochaetota bacterium containing:
- the thiL gene encoding thiamine-phosphate kinase, coding for MKISEIGGEFALIKRLMPEVESDPAIIRGIGDDCAVLAYTADKYLVVTTDMMVENSHFSPQWFTPFQVGKKLVEVNVSDVVAMGGVPRFAFISVALTKDTEVEYMDELYRGIHSAGGKHGVYLIGGDTTHGSQIVLNLTIIGEVEKNLLCLRSEAKAGDLICVTGTLGGNQAGLELLLAGKPGHTIEFLEPECRLASEGCVIARYANAMIDVSDGLGSEVRHICEESGVGARIDCEKIPLSSEVVEAAKAVGGDPYDFAMYGGEDFELVFTVPPGKLSRLKEEFSDISVVGAVLPKEEGIFLIKNNERMDIGRGYDHFAE